A single region of the Malaclemys terrapin pileata isolate rMalTer1 chromosome 2, rMalTer1.hap1, whole genome shotgun sequence genome encodes:
- the COLEC12 gene encoding collectin-12, translating into MKDDFAEEEEVQSFGYKRFGIQEGTQCTKCKNNWALKFSIILLYILCALLTITVAILGYKVVEKMDNVTGGMETSHRRYTEKLTEVESGLKKLDDQTGQKDMSTNKELSSFRSDILALRQQLQEIAEKTTKNKDTLEKLQDSGNVLDDRQSQMKGVLDSNSFMIISVNKTLQAYTGYINNLQQDTSNIQTNLQSQMHSHNVVIMNLNNLNLTQVQQRNLISVLQRSVDDTSQAIQRIKNDFQNLQQVVLQARKDTDWLKEKVQNLQMLAVNNSALAKANNDTLEDMNSQLSSFSGQMENITTVAQANEQNLKDLQEHHKDYENRTSAKFNQLEERFQLFETDIVNIISNISYTAHHLRTLTSNLNEVRTTCTDTLSRHTDDLTFMNNTLANIRLDSTSLRMQQDVMRSRLDTEVANLSLIMEEMKLVDSKHGQLIKNFTILQGPPGPRGPKGERGPQGPFGLTGLKGQKGEKGEPGPPGPAGEKGPVGPIGPPGEKGGKGSRGSPGSKGQRGSTGKTGLPGPNGDPGPPGPPGKDGPPGPPGPPGFQGLQGTVGEPGVPGPRGLPGLPGIPGMPGPPGPPGPPGPGMPMALKSEPTSIPEANGCSARWKNFTEKCYYFSSEREIFEDAKVFCDEKSSHLVIINNKEEQQWIKRQIAGKGNFWIGLTDSEQENAWRWLDGTLPEYTNWKSGQPDNWSTGQGPGEDCAGLISAGLWNDFHCEDVNSFICEKDMDKA; encoded by the exons TTGTAGAAAAAATGGACAACGTTACAGGTGGCATGGAGACATCCCACAGAAGATACACTGAGAAACTCACAGAAGTGGAGAGTGGTCTGAAGAAATTAG ATGACCAAACTGGACAAAAAGATATGAGCACTAACAAAGAACTTTCTAGCTTCAGATCTGACATTCTGGCTCTTCGCCAGCAGCTTCAGGAGATTGCAGAGAAAACCACCAAAAACAAGGATACACTGGAGAAGCTACAAGATTCTGGAAATGTATTAGATGACAGGCAGAGCCAAATGAAAGGTGTCTTGGATAGCAACTCTTTCATGATCATCAGCGTCAATAAAACTCTCCAAGCATACACTGGCTATATCAACAATCTCCAACAAGACACAAGTAATATCCAAACAAATTTGCAAAGCCAAATGCATTCTCATAATGTGGTCATCATGAATCTAAACAACTTAAATCTGACACAAGTTCAGCAAAGAAATCTTATCAGTGTTTTGCAGAGGTCTGTGGATGATACAAGTCAGGCTATCCAAAGAATCAAGAATGACTTTCAAAATCTGCAACAGGTTGTCCTTCAAGCACGAAAGGACACTGATTGGCTTAAGGAGAAAGTGCAAAATTTACAGATGTTAGCAGTCAACAACTCAGCATTGGCCAAAGCTAATAATGATACACTTGAAGACATGAACAGTCAACTTAGCTCATTCAGTGGGCAAATGGAGAACATCACCACAGTTGCACAAGCCAATGAACAAAATCTTAAGGATCTGCAGGAGCATCATAAAGATTATGAGAACAGAACTTCTGCCAAGTTTAACCAGCTAGAAGAGCGCTTTCAGCTCTTTGAGACAGATATAGTCAATATCATTAGCAACATCAGCTATACTGCGCATCATCTGCGGACACTGACTAGCAATCTCAATGAGGTCAGGACAACTTGTACAGACACCTTAAGTAGACACACAGATGACCTGACTTTTATGAACAACACGCTAGCCAATATTCGTTTAGATTCTACATCTCTCAGGATGCAACAGGATGTGATGAGATCAAGATTAGATACTGAAGTTGCAAATTTATCACTAATTATGGAAGAAATGAAGCTGGTAGATTCCAAACATGGTCAGCTCATCAAGAACTTCACAATACTGCAAG GCCCTCCAGGTCCAAGGGGACCTAAAGGTGAGAGGGGACCCCAAGGGCCTTTTGGTCTCACTGGCCTAAAAGggcaaaaaggagaaaaaggTGAGCCAGGGCCACCAGGACCTGCTGGTGAAAAGGGCCCAGTTGGGCCAATCGGGCCACCAGGAGAAAAAGGTGGGAAAGGTTCAAGAGGATCACCTGGCTCCAAAGGTCAGAGAGGTTCTACTGGCAAGACTGGTTTGCCAGGACCTAATGGAGACCCTGGACCACCAGGACCACCTGGCAAAGATGGTCCTCCGGGTCCACCAGGTCCACCTGGATTTCAAGGATTGCAAGGAACTGTTGGAGAGCCTGGGGTACCTGGACCTCGAGGATTGCCTGGTCTGCCTGGCATACCAGGGATGCCTGGGCCACCTGGGCCGCCTGGGCCACCAGGTCCAGGGATGCCTATGGCCCTGAAAAGTGAGCCAACATCAATACCTGAGGCTAATG GTTGTTCTGCTCGCTGGAAGAACTTTACAGAAAAATGCTACTACTTTTCATCTGAAAGAGAAATTTTTGAAGATGCAAAAGTTTTCTGTGACGAGAAGTCCTCACATCTGGTTATCATAAACAACAAAGAGGAGCAG CAATGGATAAAAAGACAGATTGCTGGGAAAGGCAACTTCTGGATTGGGCTCACAGATTCAGAGCAAGAGAATGCGTGGAGATGGCTGGATGGAACCTTACCAGAGTACAC aaactggaaaagtGGGCAGCCTGATAACTGGAGTACTGGGCAAGGGCCAGGGGAAGATTGTGCTGGATTAATCTCTGCTGGGCTCTGGAATGACTTTCATTGTGAAGATGTTAACAGTTTTATTTGTGAAAAAGACATGGACAAAG CCTAG